One window of the Perca fluviatilis chromosome 5, GENO_Pfluv_1.0, whole genome shotgun sequence genome contains the following:
- the pigt gene encoding GPI transamidase component PIG-T, translating to MAAHKCSYSALLLIICSLSRFFVADSQETTLTGDNHAAAVDNPQTATETAGQTAEQPAVEERLWEATEEATPDDADTDKQDTSTPETTVPSSVPQPKDDFQEELVIRPLHSGDIYTSFQFRTLWETDFMRGNKVSHYRLFPKSLGQVISKFSVRELHISFTQGYWRTMQWGQPFLPSPPGAELWVWFQDSVTDVDGTWKELTNVLSGIFCASLNFIDSTNTVQPSASFKPLGIGNVTDHRFLRYATLPREIVCTENLTPWKKLLPCGSKAGLAVLLKSEKLFHSSFHSQAVHIRPVCQDWQCKTTSWELRQTLNVVFDLHTPGQGKREWSLFKMFSRTLTEACPLASSSKIYIDITDNPQGEQFEVSPATPLLSQAMVLGDRRTFSVYDLTQQITFGTVRSLNLLIRWKSSEGDMLRPLLHGERYVAGYGLQTGEIHTLMYNNHPYRSFPVLLLDSVPWYLRLYIHTLTVASKGKDNKPSYIHYQPSKDRVRPHLLEMLVQLPPNSVTEVTVQFERALLKWTEYTPDPNHGFYVGSSVISSLVPSIVAMDTNSTREQPLFSSFFPCKEESSYFVRVYTEPLLVNLPTPDFSMPYNVICLTCTVVAVGYGSLYNLLTRSFQIEEPSPGLAKRIANIIRKMRGVPPL from the exons ATGGCAGCTCACAAGTGCAGCTATTCGGCTTTGCTGCTCATTATTTGTAGTTTGTCAAGGTTTTTTGTCGCAGACAGTCAAGAAACGACACTAACTGGCGATAACCATGCCGCTGCGGTCGATAATCcacaaacagccacagaaaCAGCGGGACAAACGGCCGAGCAGCCTGCGGTGGAGGAGAGGCTGTGGGAAGCAACTGAAGAGGCGACTCCGGATGATGCTGACACCGACAAACAGGACACTTCTACTCCCGAAACCACTGTCCCCTCCTCGGTACCACAGCCTAAAGACGATTTTCAAGAGGAACTGGTTATCAGACCGCTGCACTCAGGAGATATTTACACCAGCTTCCAGTTCCGCACACTTTGGGAGACGGATTTCATGAGAGGAAACAAAG TGTCCCACTACCGGCTCTTTCCCAAGTCCTTGGGCCAGGTCATCTCCAAGTTCTCAGTGCGAGAGCTGCACATCTCCTTCACGCAGGGCTACTGGAGGACCATGCAGTGGGGGCAGCCTTTTCTGCCGTCCCCTCCTGGGGCTGAACTCTGGGTCTGGTTCCAGGACTCTGTGACAGA TGTCGATGGCACCTGGAAGGAGCTGACAAATGTTTTGTCAGGGATCTTCTGCGCTTCACTGAACTTCATTGACTCCACCAACACTGTTCAGCCCAGTGCATCCTTCAAACCGCTGGGTATAGGCAACG TGACGGACCACCGCTTTCTTCGCTATGCCACCCTCCCACGAGAGATTGTTTGCACTGAGAATTTGACACCCTGGAAGAAACTCTTGCCATGTGGatccaag GCTGGTCTCGCTGTCCTGTTAAAGTCAGAGAAACTCTTCCACAGCAGTTTTCATTCCCAGGCAGTGCACATCAGACCTGTGTGCCAGGACTGGCAGTGCAAAACCACATCCTGGGAGCTGAGACAGACACTGAATGTGGTCTTTGACCTGCACACCCCCGGACAGGGTAAACGAG AGTGGTCTCTGTTTAAGATGTTCTCTCGGACCCTGACAGAAGCTTGTCCACTGGCCTCCTCTAGTAAAATCTACATCGACATCACAGACAACCCTCAG GGAGAACAGTTTGAGGTGAGCCCGGCCACTCCCCTGCTGAGCCAGGCAATGGTGCTGGGGGACAGACGAACCTTCTCTGTCTACGATCTGACCCAACAAATCACCTTTGGCACTGTGCGCTCCCTCAACCTGCTGATCCGCTGGAAATCCAGTGAGG GAGACATGCTGCGTCCCTTGCTCCACGGTGAGCGTTATGTGGCTGGTTACGGGCTGCAGACAGGAGAGATTCACACGCTGATGTACAACAACCACCCCTACAGGTCCTTCCCTGTGCTGCTGCTGGACTCTGTGCCTTGGTACCTTCGTCTCTACATTCACACCCTCACTGTGGCCAGCAAGGGAAAGGACAACAAGCCCA GCTACATCCACTACCAGCCGTCTAAGGACCGTGTGAGGCCCCACCTGCTGGAGATGCTGGTCCAGCTTCCTCCTAACTCCGTCACCGAGGTCACCGTGCAGTTTGAGAGGGCTCTGCTCAAGTGGACTGAATACACCCCTGATCCCAACCATGGCTTCTATGTTGG GTCTTCAGTAATCAGCTCTCTTGTACCAAGTATCGTCGCCATGGATACAAACAGCACTCGGGAACAGCCACTTTTCAGCAGCTT TTTTCCCTGCAAAGAGGAGTCCAGCTACTTTGTGCGTGTCTATACAGAGCCTCTGCTGGTCAACCTGCCAACTCCTGACTTTAGCATGCCTTATAATGTCATCTGCCTGACCTGCACTGTGGTGGCCGTGGGCTACGGCTCCCTCTACAACCTTCTGACCCGGAGTTTCCAGATAGAAGAGCCCAGCCCGGGATTGGCCAAACGGATAGCCAATATCATACGAAAGATGAGGGGTGTGCCGCCACTCTGA